DNA sequence from the Molothrus aeneus isolate 106 chromosome 24, BPBGC_Maene_1.0, whole genome shotgun sequence genome:
cgAGGCTGAACACGATCCCCACGATCACCCCACTCCCAATTCCCAGCACGACCTCGTAGAACCACTGCTTCTCCCAAAAACTCTTCCTGTGCTCCGGGGGGCCCGTGGCGTTTGCCGGCACCTCCTCCCCGttggccaccagctgctgctcccaagtCAGGGATTTCTGGAAGTCCAGATCCACCAGGTCGCTGGGGATCACCCTGAGGCCGAAGTAGATCCTCTTGACGAGCTGGAAGGAGCTCAGCACCTGCACGTCGCAGCGGTAGGTCCCGGAATGCGACTCCAGCGCCGGCGAGAAGCTCAGGGAACGGCTGGGGTTGCGGAAGGGGTGGAACAGGAGGTCGTTGGTGGTGATGAGCCCCTGGGCGAACTTCCAGGTGTAGCCAAAGTTCGGTCCCTCCAGGCTGGCGGCGTCCGGGGAGAGGCAGGTGAGCTGGAGGGGCTTCCCCTCGGGAACgctgaggtgctggaggccgCAGATCCAATCGCCGAGGCAGCGCGAGCGCACCAGGGAGCAGTTGCGGTGCTCCCCGGCCGGGCTGACCTcgcacagctgctcctgcttcacGCCCAGCCCGCAGGTGACGCTGCAGGGCGTGGAGTTCACCACCACCATGGCCTTCAGCCCCAGCGGGATGGACTCCGTGCCCAGCGGGAGATTCAGGTCCAATCCTGGTTCTGAGGGAGGCTCCGATCCCGATCTCGCTTCCGAGGGAAGCTCAGATCCTGATGGAGGCTCTGAGCCTGGTTCTGAGGGAAGCTCCGAGCCTGATCTCACTTCTGAGGGAAGCTCAGACCTCGGTTCCGAGGGAAGATCTGATCCCAATCCCGGTTCCGAGGACAGTTCCGAGCCTGGTTCCAAGGGAAGCTCCGATCTCAATCCTGAGGAGAGTTCTGAGCCTGCTTCCAAGGGAAGCTCAGATCTCAATCCTGAGGGAAGctccaatcccaatcccaaggGAAGCTCCGATCCCGATGCCGTGGGAAGCTCTGATCCCACTCCCGAGGGAAGCTCTGATCCCGATGCCGTGGGAAGCTCTGATCCCACTCCCGAGGGAAGCTCTGATCCTGATCCCGAGGGAAGCTCTGATCCCGATCCCAAGGGAAGCTCTGAGCCCAGTTCCAAGGGAAGCTCAGATCCTACTCCCGAGGGAAGCTCAGATCCTACTCCTGAGGGAAGCTCTGATCCCGATCCCGAGGGAAGCTGTGATCCCGATCCCGAGGGAAGCTCCGAGTACAGTCTCAAGGGAAGCtctgatcccgatcccgatcccaaGGGAAGCTCCATGCCCATTTCCAAGGGAATCTCCATTCCCGGTTCCAAGGGAAGCTCCATTCCCGGTTCCAAGGGAAGCGCCGCTGgaatgcacagggcacacagcaggaTCACCACGATGGGGCTCTGCTCCATCTTCCAGGTGTTTCTGTGTCTGGGTTCAGCACTCCGAACCCCCCGGAATCATTCCATGAATCTTCCAGGTCCTTCGGGATGTCTCTGACATCCCACCAGATCTAATCCTTCCACCTGGGAAAATCCTCCCGGATGTGGAGCTGGAGGCACTACTAAAAAAAGACACAGCAAGGTGTTACAGGATCCAGCAGggtgggaattccaggaattccaTTGGGAATGTTCTTTGAACAGGACAGGAGGATGTTCTGATCCATTGGATCCAATCTAACTCTGCCCAAATTCCATCAGTTTTGGGTGTGTTTGGCAATTTCGGAGTGAAATTCTCTCCTCTCTCTAAGACTCCCATCATTATTTTTGATGGGTTTTATTTTGGATGGATTCCCACTGgaaaaggagcagctccagt
Encoded proteins:
- the TMEM81 gene encoding transmembrane protein 81 — encoded protein: MEQSPIVVILLCALCIPAALPLEPEPPSEPGLDLNLPLGTESIPLGLKAMVVVNSTPCSVTCGLGVKQEQLCEVSPAGEHRNCSLVRSRCLGDWICGLQHLSVPEGKPLQLTCLSPDAASLEGPNFGYTWKFAQGLITTNDLLFHPFRNPSRSLSFSPALESHSGTYRCDVQVLSSFQLVKRIYFGLRVIPSDLVDLDFQKSLTWEQQLVANGEEVPANATGPPEHRKSFWEKQWFYEVVLGIGSGVIVGIVFSLGLCCLSRICGRRAAREMNGD